The following DNA comes from Camelina sativa cultivar DH55 chromosome 14, Cs, whole genome shotgun sequence.
CACCTAAACTGTTTAGCCTTTCCTTGAATGCCAAGTTACCTACTCTTGGCGCACCAAACGAGAACACAGAAACGTTACCAGATAACCCGGGGACATCTCTAGCCGCCTCATAAGCATTCAAAAGCGCCAACGCGCCTCCAAGGCTATGGCCGGTCACGGTTAGGCTCACTTCTTCGCCTCTATCCTTAAAAAACTTCACTAGCCGCTTCACTTCCTCCATCGTCTGCTCAGATGCGCTCTCTTTATTGTACCGTGTGAGTTCGCTTTTCGAGTTATAGATACTAAAAAAACCACTTTGGACCTTGACCACGTTCTTGCCATGTTCTTCCTTGCAATCAAACGGCTCTTTACTCGTCCTAAGATCCATGAACCATTCCGTGGGAGTCACAGTTCCACGCCACGCCACAACAATGTCTCTCCGACCGATCCTCAACGACTCTCTGTCTCCACTCACAGCTACAAACCCCATCCAGTTCGAATCTTTGCTCCATGTCtctcccatagatgagcttAAGAACCACTGTGGAACATCGACATGAGACATCGCGTAGATGAATTTGGTTACCTTGTAACCATGTTTAGTTAAACCAAGCTCTTCGAAGAGTTTGTTCCTGTTGAATCTAGAGCTTCCACAGAACTCGGATAAAGGATCGAAATCGAGTGAATCGTAGACGGATTCCACAAATTCTCCATATTTGGTTACTTCTCTCCTCAGCCATGGATGCAGAGGATTGAGAAGATTCTCCCAGTTGTTGCTACCGTGTAGCTCACGCCACATTTTGGATATGTTCTCCCTTGGAGACGCAGCCGGAGTCATCAAATCTCCGCGGTCTAAGAAATCCGCGGCTGAGTATTTAGGAAGCTGAAGCAAAAACGCTAGCGATTTGGTCGAGTCGTTGGAGATTTTGCAGATCCTCCGAGCCACTTGAGACAAATCTTGTTCTTCCTTTCGTGATTTAATGTGCAAGAGGTGTTTCTTGGTAACCAAGAAACCTGGGAGATGTGACTTGACCCGGGTCTTGATAGACTTCCATGCCAGCTTCAATCTCCAGACccgttttgttcttcttcttcttagcttTCTCAATGGAGTTTTGACCAATGCGTTCTCcatttctgagtttgtatttcAGGCTGgttatgatgaagatgataataataattgtgATGTGTTCGATGTGCTTTAGAAATGATCTCTATGTGCTATATAAACGAAGAAACATATAAACTCACACGCGCATATATGTTACTTCTAGGAAGATACTCAGATGCGTAGACGAAGAATAAATGTTTGACCCggtttagttttatatatgtatgtgtgtaaGTTAAGCGAAGAGGTTGGTCGATCGCTAATAGAATCAGATCCCCGGTTCAGGTAAACTAACCAGATCCAAAAGCTCTAGatcaatataattttctaaatttcctcTCTTATAAAGGTTTAATATAAGTCAAAACACATCTCATTCTCTCAAAAATGATTTTAGTTGgtcaaagtaataataatacgCCATGTCCATGATGTTagttttctacaatttattctTTGGCAGCTGAAGGACTTAATAAACAACTACGGCTGCTagatgtaaatataattatggagTTGGTTAAAGATTATGTGTTAGGACAAATCAACTCTTAGAAGAGTCTACTGTGTCGGCTTTTGTGTTAGGTTATATAACTTCAATTTTCCTCCTAATAAACGGGTCCACTTATTATGATTTAGAATTATTGCTGCTGGCTTGCTACTGGATAAGAACGTTACAtaaaatccaataaatatccaacaaaaaaaaatgttattggcttactttgttcaaaaaaataaaataaaaatgttactgGCTGACTAgaggaaaataaagaaacaaacatacCTCATTGTATAATGCATGTAATTTGACGTGCATTTCCGACCAACTGGATTAAACCTAGTTGATCATTTAAAATTCGGTGAGAAATTAATCTTTGTAAAAAGGATTATGCTAGTTTAAATTGTGGATAAGTTGATCAATTTAAAACTAGCATAATTATGTTTTCGAAAGATAATTAATCATATGATTATGCTAGTTTATACTAtctaaacataataatattGTGGATAAATTGATGATTGTGTATGAAAGAAAATCTTGTGGTGGACTTCAAGTGGCTTATTAAGGTTGATGATTGTGGTAGATAAGAATTTCTAAGTTATATTAATGTTGAAAGGAATGgatttaaccaaaacaaaatagttcATGTACGATGATTGATTTGAAAAAACTTAATTCACAAACAATAGGGTAATGAATTGACCAACTCGAAAGTGTTCTTCAAGGCAAGTTCGTCCGCACATCAACGATAAGACATCCTTCCTATTCTCAGTCTTACCCTTCTTCTCTTGAAACAATTACAAAAGTACCACTAAATCGTACAGTAGACACTAGCCTTTCCCATGGCCACTCATGTGTTGTTGAgaactataaatacaatattatgATTCGATTATTTTCAAAAACCAGACCACGGTCCAATATTATGCTGAGGTTTAATTAAGTATAGATGGGCCTGCATGTGAAGCCCATATAAGAAAGGATCGTtctgaagaagacgatgaggaCACCCTTATCCAGAGTTAAAATCGGCCAATAGACACTTGACGAGTCAGCAAGAAGTAACCTAAACAGAATCCATTTCTGTGATCGTCAAAGCCACACGATGATCTTTGGCTAAATCATTTTAAAGACTGTTAGAAGAACAAAACTGATCTGATagcacaagaaaaataaaagagtttgagattcaatctaaaaaaaaaatggcgagcACTATGATGACTACATTGCCACAGTTCAATGGTCTTCGAGCCACCAAAATCTCCGCAGCTCCTGTTCAAGGCCTGGTtagtatttttcaaattttcttgatTCAATCTTTAGATGATgatattataaaaaatggttaattatatatgaaatgtttttgttttgttttaaacgCTACTAGGCAAGTGTTCAGCCCATGAGACGCAAGGGAAATGGAGCTTTGGGTGCCAAGTGTGACTTCATTGGTTCATCAACAAATCTGGTAAtgaaagagataaaacaaaattatatgtacaGTAATTAAGTTTTAAGCAATGATTAAATCACATTTTGATTAGATAATGGTAACATCGACGACGCTGATGCTATTCGCTGGGAGGTTCGGACTAGCGCCATCAGCCAATAGAAAGGCGACAGCTGGACTTAGGCTGGAGGCACGTGACTCGGGTCTACAAACGGGCGACCCTGCGGGGTTCACGCTCGCTGACACATTGGCTTGTGGTACCGTTGGTCATGTCATCGGCGTTGGAGTTGTCCTCGGCCTCAAAAACATCGGTGCTATTTAAAAGTTGTTGAAGCTCttttatttgaatatgtaaaatttgtaGATTTTTATAACAATGCTCTCATGAACCGGAGGGAGGTCCAATGGAAGTTGCAAGTCtttatgtttataatgtttGGATCGCATTTCATTCTCTTTcatatatgtgtttgtttttcttcgAAGCCTAGCTAGGATTTTGTCTTAGTTAGATcttaaagtttttgttttgtggagTTTTCTGGTCCGAGGATTTGATGCATATAGTGTCATTTTGCATATTTCATATAGTCTATGCTCTCGTTGGTACACcaacaagatatatatacatatgttccGTTGcaattcaatttcatataatattttgcaAGTCTAGCATTTTACAAAACATGGAGAAAAAGGGTTTCACGAAGGTTTTCCGATTCTTGTTTGGCTTGTTGATCcatgtttaatttgtttgtcaTCTAATAATATAGATGtgtatttaacaaaaaaaataataataatatagatgtaCTAGATGATGGAGTCTGGAGATAATCTTCCAAAAAAGTTGATAAAAGTGTTCGATTAAGTGACGCCAAAAGCCTAAAACTAGAGTTCAGTTTAATTTAAAACATTCTTTTGAGCTATATATTCTTAtgcttaattgttttttttgattaattaggCATCAAATCTGCAGTGTGTTATATATAGTTCGAACTGATGGTTACTGTTACATATTTACTTCTTACATTAGTCGTTTGGGCATTAGGAAAATGAGGCTCCCCTATAACATGGTCAGACGACACTACTACTATTGCTTTCTGTCTCCTCCATTATTGGTTTTTACTCTAGTGCTCCACTGGTTCCATATTCAAAGATTATAAAAACTACATAcgtaataataaataatgtcaAAATGAGtcgtttttaattgttttttttatagttaaagTAAATAAGTCGTTAACGTTACACACTTAGATATTATTCAGGGACTACCTTCTCTTCTCTAAACAATTCCTCTTCTATAATTTTAACTTCTTATTCGGGAAATGCCAAGATTTGGGAATAGGCGAGGAAGTTTTCCACGTTTTTTCATAGATAACCGTTTCCTGTTTGAGAATATAAGAGAACCTCCTGATGAATCCCTAGAACTTGCAGTTAGGGAAGCCTCAACATCGAGTCAAGCGATGGTAAAAGAGTCTACATTGGAAGATCCACGTGACGTGAGCCacaaatatgttatttttaggTCGCCTCTGATGGAGTACATTTGAATGCCACTTTACTTAGATGATTACCGTATGATACTTGGATTatttacaattaatttttatcaaatattataacttTATTTCGACTTGGTTTTCACATCTATTTTCAGttctcttttttattgtttgtaattttgtatcgAATTAATATTGTCGTTTTGGAATACGAGTCACATAGACCCAATCAGAATTAAAAGCTAGGCCCATACAGTTTTTATTTGTAGTAAACTTGAAACTTCTCAGTGTTCCATAGGAAACTTGCCAAAAGACAGCATGCTCGCATGGTGGCACATTGGTATTGGATCTTGTAACTAAAAAGTATAAAGTCATTAACTTACAGTTTCCAGTTTGATCATTAGTGTATATACAAATTCTGCTTCAACTTGAATTTGTTGGATACTTCCggcaaacatatataatttgaaacaaatgaataaataaatttgggaAAAAGACTTCATGGTACTCGATCGACCATCATCGATGTCGAGGTCGTGTGATTAATGAGtactatttcatttttttttattcagtgatttaattttagttatctTAGTGCATGCATGTGCAAACATATGTTGAGTCAAAGTCGGATCTAGTGCTAAGGCGTTTTTAAAGATCTCAACGAGGAATACAAACTATTAGCCCACTCGTAATAAATTTTGTAACtgaaaaaaatcagaagaactGCATTTATAAATTGAAACTTGAACtcagagaataataataaagtcAAGTAGTAAATTGAATCCGACAACAAATggttcatttttcattttttttttgttttttgtaatctATAGTATCATGAAATTTAAtgggaaaaagacaaaaatttgtGTAAGTTGAGGCATTCAAATCGAAAACAGGCATTGCCAAAAAGAGAAAGCGAAGATGATAAAAACGATAGTTGCACTTGTGTTCTCCGGATCTTTCCTTCTCTCATTCATTGCGAGACATTATCTTCCGTGTGGACCATTGGCATATTCACCTTTGGAGATCTTTTTACTTATCCACTGACCACTGTTATGAGCCAATGATGCATATTGCATAGTTAGAGTTATCATTATACTGTCTTTTCGTTAAAGATAATATATTGACAATTTAAACATTTACacacttagaaaaaaaattctaaacaaatgACCAGcaaaatcccctatataataaaacagaagtacataacattattttgtagtctatataattttaataagttggttacatatatgttatacattaatgatagattaattagttacaaatatgttataccaaaattcttaaagagaatattctaaagaatcatatcatctaacttaccatattaatttcttttattaaattattcatcaaataaattcttttgatatctaacttaacatattaatttgttaactatcattatacttcaccttttatttttatatatgagtctattttgtaaaacaaataaattatcatattatttattataattaaaaatatttttatttctagatataccataagttgaattttaacaacaaatataaattattcaatctataaaatattcaagctttagtaatattattctttaaatataaaatcaattgaataattttactgagtaacatgtcaaaatttgaatatttaaattcaaatttacaaaattatgtcttataatgacattcaagtcatgatgtagaatatacattgttgaaataacttcacatatataacctaatacaacatattaaaattttattttaaaatataaaatatacaaaatttcgtataatataattatctagaatcattaacaatataaaacttacaaaataagtgtcttttttcaagccatcatatttagcatatgattttattgcataatattttatccaaaaaaacttttaaaaacaatcacataaattatattttatataaaaattataatataaataaaatgaatttcaacccgtgctatCTAGTTATGTTATAAATTGCTAACTAACTTATACTGATCAGCGATTTGTTCTTAAGCACAAATCATGTTAAAATTTGCAAATTAGAGTGgtctatatgtttttttaatgaaattttatttctattgtaattttgatatatctatattttaatcgccatatatataatctaagaacattaacatattatatgttttcaagGAAAATTTACTTCGTGGGCTGTTAAGTTGTTTAATGGCATATCGATTACGAAAAGAGATTAATTCACGAAGTAATTAATATAACTGAAATGATAGGTTAGTGACAATTTTGATAAAA
Coding sequences within:
- the LOC104741635 gene encoding phospholipase A1-Igamma1, chloroplastic-like; its protein translation is MENALVKTPLRKLRRRRTKRVWRLKLAWKSIKTRVKSHLPGFLVTKKHLLHIKSRKEEQDLSQVARRICKISNDSTKSLAFLLQLPKYSAADFLDRGDLMTPAASPRENISKMWRELHGSNNWENLLNPLHPWLRREVTKYGEFVESVYDSLDFDPLSEFCGSSRFNRNKLFEELGLTKHGYKVTKFIYAMSHVDVPQWFLSSSMGETWSKDSNWMGFVAVSGDRESLRIGRRDIVVAWRGTVTPTEWFMDLRTSKEPFDCKEEHGKNVVKVQSGFFSIYNSKSELTRYNKESASEQTMEEVKRLVKFFKDRGEEVSLTVTGHSLGGALALLNAYEAARDVPGLSGNVSVFSFGAPRVGNLAFKERLNSLGVKVLRVVNKQDIVPKLPGIVFNKVLNKINPITSRLNWVYRHVGTQLKLDVFSSPYVKRDSDLARSHNLEVYLHVLDGFHSKKSGFRVNARRDVASVNKSTDMLLDHLRIPDCWYQVAHKGLILNKQTGRWVKPVRAPEDIPSPLSTGPKPIYSL
- the LOC104741636 gene encoding photosystem I reaction center subunit psaK, chloroplastic — translated: MASTMMTTLPQFNGLRATKISAAPVQGLASVQPMRRKGNGALGAKCDFIGSSTNLIMVTSTTLMLFAGRFGLAPSANRKATAGLRLEARDSGLQTGDPAGFTLADTLACGTVGHVIGVGVVLGLKNIGAI